The following proteins come from a genomic window of Sphaerisporangium rubeum:
- the pflB gene encoding formate C-acetyltransferase: protein MTVTMDRGRMAPVIAWHGFRGTAWRERIDVRAFIQDNYTPYEGDESFLAGATGRTHAVWAKITELLPEERRRGVYDVDVTTPSSITAHAPGYIDKERELIVGLQTDAPLKRAIMPQGGLRMVENGLAAYGYETAAAVREIFTKYRKTHNDGVFDAYTPEIKAARRSGIITGLPDAYGRGRIIGDYRRVALYGVDRLVAAKKDELSGLDAAFSTADVIRDREELSEQIRALEELRRMAASYGHDISRPAATAQEAVQWLYFAYLAAVKEQNGAAMSLGRTSTFLDVYLQRDLAEGLITEERAQELIDDFVIKLRVVRFLRTPEYDRLFSGDPTWVTESIGGMGEDGRTLVTRTSFRYLQTLRNLGPAPEPNLTVFWSPRLPEPFKRFCARMSIETSAIQYESDDLMRPCTGDDTAIACCVSAAPVGEQMQFFGARVNLAKTLLYAINGGRDEVTGEQVGPVTLPITGEYLTYDEVAPAFDRMMDWLARTYVSALNVIHFMHDKYAYERIEMALHNYPVKRTLACGIAGLSVAADSLSAIRYGRVRVVRDKSGLAVDYVVEGDYPAYGNNDDRADRIAVDLVRSFMTKIRRHPAYRDAEHTQSVLTITSNVVYGAHTGNTPDGRRAGRPFAPGANPMNGRDRHGMIVSALSVAKLPYAEARDGISLTNTVTPEGLGRTDEERVTNLVGVLDGYMDAGGFHMNVNVLTRAVLLDAMEHPENHPQLTVRVSGYAVNFVRLTREQQQDVVDRTFHGSL, encoded by the coding sequence ATGACGGTCACCATGGACCGGGGACGGATGGCCCCGGTCATCGCATGGCACGGTTTCCGTGGCACGGCGTGGCGGGAGCGGATTGACGTACGTGCGTTCATTCAGGACAACTACACACCGTACGAGGGTGACGAGAGCTTCCTGGCCGGGGCCACCGGCCGTACCCACGCCGTCTGGGCCAAGATCACTGAGTTGCTGCCGGAGGAGCGGCGCAGAGGCGTGTACGACGTGGACGTCACCACGCCGTCGTCCATCACCGCGCACGCTCCCGGGTACATCGACAAGGAACGTGAGCTGATCGTCGGACTGCAGACCGACGCGCCGCTCAAGAGAGCGATCATGCCGCAGGGTGGCCTGCGGATGGTGGAGAACGGGCTGGCCGCCTACGGCTACGAAACCGCCGCCGCCGTGCGGGAGATCTTCACCAAGTACCGCAAGACGCACAACGACGGCGTGTTCGACGCCTACACCCCCGAGATCAAGGCCGCGCGGCGCTCGGGGATCATCACCGGCCTGCCGGACGCGTACGGCCGGGGACGGATCATCGGCGACTACCGCCGGGTCGCGCTGTACGGTGTGGACCGCCTCGTCGCGGCGAAGAAGGACGAACTGAGCGGCCTGGACGCCGCGTTCTCCACCGCGGACGTGATCCGCGACCGCGAGGAGCTCTCCGAGCAGATCCGCGCGCTGGAGGAACTGCGGCGGATGGCCGCGTCCTACGGCCATGACATCTCCCGTCCCGCCGCCACCGCGCAGGAGGCCGTGCAGTGGCTGTACTTCGCCTACCTCGCGGCGGTGAAGGAGCAGAACGGCGCGGCGATGTCGCTCGGCCGCACCTCGACCTTCCTCGACGTCTACCTGCAGCGGGACCTCGCCGAGGGTCTCATCACCGAGGAACGCGCGCAGGAGCTCATCGACGACTTCGTCATCAAGCTGCGCGTCGTGCGGTTCCTGCGGACCCCCGAGTACGACCGGCTGTTCTCCGGCGACCCGACATGGGTGACCGAGTCCATCGGCGGCATGGGTGAGGACGGCCGCACGCTCGTCACCCGGACGAGCTTCCGCTACCTGCAGACGCTGCGGAACCTCGGCCCCGCGCCGGAGCCGAACCTCACGGTGTTCTGGTCGCCGCGACTGCCGGAACCGTTCAAGCGGTTCTGCGCGCGGATGTCCATCGAGACCAGCGCGATCCAGTACGAGAGCGACGACCTGATGCGGCCGTGCACCGGTGACGACACCGCGATCGCCTGCTGCGTGTCGGCCGCTCCGGTCGGCGAGCAGATGCAGTTCTTCGGCGCGCGGGTGAACCTCGCCAAGACGCTGCTGTACGCGATCAACGGCGGACGCGACGAGGTGACCGGTGAACAGGTCGGCCCGGTGACGCTGCCGATCACCGGCGAGTACCTCACCTACGACGAGGTGGCCCCGGCGTTCGACCGCATGATGGACTGGCTGGCCCGCACGTACGTCTCGGCGCTCAACGTCATCCACTTCATGCACGACAAGTACGCCTACGAGCGCATCGAGATGGCGCTGCACAACTACCCGGTGAAGCGCACGCTGGCCTGCGGCATCGCCGGCCTGTCGGTCGCCGCCGACAGCCTTTCCGCGATCCGGTACGGCCGGGTCCGGGTGGTGCGCGACAAGAGCGGCCTGGCGGTCGACTACGTGGTGGAAGGCGACTACCCGGCGTACGGCAACAACGACGACCGCGCGGACAGGATCGCCGTCGACCTGGTCAGGTCGTTCATGACCAAGATCCGCAGGCACCCGGCGTACCGGGACGCCGAGCACACCCAGTCGGTGCTGACGATCACCTCCAACGTGGTGTACGGCGCGCACACCGGCAACACCCCCGACGGACGCCGCGCCGGACGGCCGTTCGCTCCGGGGGCCAACCCGATGAACGGACGCGACCGGCACGGCATGATCGTCTCCGCGCTGTCGGTGGCCAAGCTGCCGTACGCCGAGGCCAGGGACGGCATCTCACTCACCAACACGGTCACCCCCGAGGGCCTCGGCCGCACCGATGAGGAGCGGGTGACCAACCTGGTCGGCGTGCTCGACGGATACATGGACGCCGGTGGCTTCCACATGAACGTCAACGTGCTGACCAGGGCCGTGCTGCTCGACGCGATGGAGCACCCGGAGAACCACCCGCAGCTCACGGTCCGCGTGTCCGGGTACGCGGTGAACTTCGTGCGGCTGACCAGGGAACAGCAGCAGGACGTCGTGGACCGCACGTTCCACGGGTCGCTGTGA
- the gap gene encoding type I glyceraldehyde-3-phosphate dehydrogenase gives MMKIGINGFGRIGRAVLRAGLARGLDIAVINDLADVGTLAHLLQHDSTHGTYDKPVAAAPGALVVDGTRIPVTGHHDPSGIDWYSYGADLVIEATGRFRTRADAEIHLKNGARKVLVTAPGRGMDVTLVPGVNDQAYDPGLHQIISMASCTTNCVAPMVKVLNDTFGLVKGFMTTVHAYTADQRLLDAPHKDPRRARSAAVNIVPTTTGAARMVGEVIPELAGRLDGIALRVPVPDGSLTDLAAVLATPATPEEINDAFATAATGPLAGILRYSTAPLVSTDIIGDPSSCVFDAPLTQSEGTLVKIFGWYDNEWAYATRLAETATRIAAEH, from the coding sequence ATGATGAAGATCGGTATCAACGGTTTCGGCAGGATCGGCCGCGCCGTGCTCCGCGCCGGCCTGGCCCGGGGCCTCGACATCGCCGTGATCAACGACCTGGCCGACGTCGGCACGCTGGCCCACCTGCTCCAGCACGACTCCACCCACGGCACCTACGACAAACCGGTCGCCGCCGCACCAGGCGCACTCGTCGTCGACGGCACACGCATCCCCGTGACCGGCCACCACGACCCGTCCGGCATCGACTGGTACTCCTACGGCGCCGACCTCGTCATCGAGGCCACCGGCCGCTTCCGCACCCGCGCCGACGCCGAGATCCACCTGAAGAACGGCGCGCGCAAGGTCCTCGTCACCGCACCCGGCCGCGGCATGGACGTCACCCTGGTCCCCGGCGTCAACGACCAGGCCTACGACCCCGGCCTCCACCAGATCATCTCGATGGCCTCGTGCACCACCAACTGCGTCGCCCCCATGGTCAAGGTCCTCAACGACACCTTCGGCCTCGTCAAAGGCTTCATGACCACCGTCCACGCCTACACCGCCGACCAGCGCCTCCTCGACGCACCCCACAAAGACCCCCGCCGTGCCCGCTCCGCCGCCGTCAACATCGTCCCCACCACCACCGGCGCCGCACGCATGGTCGGCGAGGTCATCCCCGAACTCGCCGGCCGCCTCGACGGCATAGCCCTCCGCGTCCCCGTCCCCGACGGCTCCCTGACCGACCTCGCCGCCGTCCTCGCGACCCCCGCCACCCCCGAAGAGATCAACGACGCCTTCGCCACAGCCGCCACCGGCCCTCTGGCCGGCATCCTCCGCTACAGCACCGCACCCCTGGTCTCCACCGACATCATCGGCGACCCCTCCTCCTGCGTCTTCGACGCACCCCTCACCCAGTCCGAAGGCACCCTCGTGAAGATCTTCGGCTGGTACGACAACGAATGGGCCTACGCCACCCGCCTCGCCGAAACCGCCACCAGAATCGCCGCAGAACACTGA
- a CDS encoding universal stress protein has translation MKDVVVGVDGSPASLAAVQWATDDAVRAGVPLRIVFVLNRDPYQLRRFPDPELDDQLTRGAAKVLAEAEQIAHARSGEVDVTTQMLEGAAGEVLRDLAAKAGELVIGTRGMGGFARLVVGSVSMQVAGRAAGAVVVVPHLPDLTKGEVVLGVDDTPECLPALTYAFEQAARRGATLRALHAWEPDVYPFAPDIGYNMEETRIAHQTAVASLLAKARAEYPGVQVIEDVRRAHPVEALASASEGADLLVVGSHGRGPVTATVLGSVSRAVLHHARCPVAVVRPRLDEGGADS, from the coding sequence ATGAAAGATGTCGTCGTCGGAGTGGACGGGTCACCGGCGTCACTCGCGGCGGTCCAATGGGCCACCGACGACGCGGTGCGCGCCGGAGTTCCCCTGCGCATCGTGTTCGTCCTGAACCGCGACCCCTACCAGCTCAGAAGATTCCCCGACCCCGAGCTCGACGACCAGCTCACCCGTGGCGCCGCCAAGGTGCTCGCCGAAGCGGAGCAGATCGCGCACGCGCGGTCCGGGGAGGTCGACGTCACCACCCAGATGCTGGAAGGCGCCGCCGGCGAGGTGCTCCGCGACCTGGCCGCCAAGGCCGGCGAGCTGGTGATCGGCACACGCGGCATGGGAGGCTTCGCCAGGCTGGTCGTCGGCTCCGTCAGCATGCAGGTCGCCGGCCGCGCCGCCGGCGCCGTCGTCGTCGTGCCGCACCTGCCGGACCTCACGAAAGGCGAAGTCGTCCTCGGTGTCGACGACACCCCCGAGTGCCTCCCGGCCCTCACCTACGCCTTCGAACAGGCCGCACGCCGCGGCGCCACCCTGCGCGCACTGCACGCCTGGGAACCGGACGTCTACCCCTTCGCGCCGGACATCGGCTACAACATGGAGGAGACCCGCATCGCACACCAGACCGCGGTGGCAAGCCTCCTCGCCAAAGCCCGCGCCGAGTACCCCGGCGTCCAGGTGATCGAGGACGTCCGCCGCGCGCACCCGGTCGAAGCCCTCGCCTCCGCGTCCGAAGGCGCGGACCTGCTCGTCGTCGGCTCTCACGGTCGCGGCCCCGTCACCGCCACCGTCCTCGGCTCGGTGAGCCGCGCCGTCCTCCACCACGCCAGGTGTCCGGTCGCCGTCGTGCGGCCGAGGCTCGATGAGGGGGGTGCCGACTCCTGA
- a CDS encoding GNAT family N-acetyltransferase, which produces MSPVESGIRAMSDASPVECDVLLRDGTIAHVRSLTPGDLAALHDLVDRSSERSAYLRFFTGGRATAHTYMDRVTAPGHQGRALVAVVRGRVAGIAEYTPYGDGTADMAVLIGDEAQGEGLGTLLLEHLAALAAAEGVGTLIAQVLSANTAMLRVLRDLGLEVEVGYNGATADVLVDLTPGVRLMERLAARDHEAERASLAPLMTPGSVAVIGAGRDPAGIGHKVVRNLIDSGFRGAIHPVNPRATTIAGLEAWPDMAAIPVPVDVAVVAVPAAAVVKVARECAATGVKGLVVLSAGFAESAGRDAERELLAVCRTAGMRLIGPNCLGIVNTAARLNASFLPHTPVPGDVAVLSQSGAVGAALLDRLAVSSFVSVGNKADVSGNDLLEYWEDDDATKVIALYLESFGNPRKFARIASRVGRRKPILLVKSGRSDAGDRAVRSHTAAAATPDIAVDALVRAAGVIRLDNVRDLIDTARLMAAQPLPAGRRVAIVGNSGGPEAMTADECERNGLLVPELPTSTALAARIPSAALHNPVDLTAGATAEDIALAVTEALAAPQTDTVLVVYTPPFGSGADATKQAIAEAARGATKPVVACVMGEDGLIDGLVPTYAYPEQAVRALARAAAYAEWRHLPPEIPGPTLDDPKAREIVKGTDGWLSPELTERLLRHFDIPVLPSLTVHDAEAAAEAAESLGVPVALKVTGPVHKSEAGGVRLNLRGAAEVQQAYQEMSASIGTAMTGAIVQPMAAQGVEIIVGGVNYPTFGPLVMVGMGGVTADLLADRSFRMPPFRVDTAAEMIADLRCSPVLYGYRGRPKTDTTALATLVTHVGHLMDTLPEVAELDLNPVIVTPEGAVAVDSRIRVTPRRPTPSPYIRRLR; this is translated from the coding sequence ATGTCCCCCGTCGAATCGGGAATCCGCGCCATGTCCGACGCAAGCCCCGTCGAATGCGACGTGCTGTTGCGTGACGGCACCATCGCTCACGTGCGCTCGCTCACGCCAGGCGACCTCGCCGCGCTGCACGACCTGGTCGACCGCAGCTCCGAGCGGTCGGCGTACCTGCGGTTCTTCACCGGGGGACGTGCCACCGCGCACACCTACATGGACCGCGTCACGGCGCCGGGTCACCAGGGCCGCGCGCTCGTCGCGGTGGTGCGTGGCCGCGTGGCCGGCATCGCCGAGTACACGCCGTACGGCGACGGGACCGCCGACATGGCCGTCCTGATCGGCGACGAGGCCCAAGGCGAAGGACTCGGCACGCTGCTGCTCGAACACCTGGCGGCTCTCGCCGCCGCCGAAGGCGTCGGGACGCTCATCGCGCAGGTGCTCAGCGCCAACACCGCGATGCTGCGGGTTCTGCGTGATCTCGGCCTGGAAGTGGAGGTCGGCTACAACGGCGCGACCGCGGACGTCCTGGTGGACCTCACCCCTGGCGTACGGCTCATGGAACGCCTCGCGGCCCGCGACCACGAGGCCGAACGCGCCTCTCTGGCCCCGCTGATGACCCCCGGCTCGGTCGCGGTGATCGGCGCGGGACGCGACCCCGCCGGCATCGGCCACAAGGTGGTCCGCAACCTGATCGACAGCGGCTTCCGCGGCGCGATCCACCCTGTGAACCCGCGCGCCACGACCATCGCCGGCCTGGAGGCCTGGCCCGACATGGCGGCCATCCCGGTACCTGTGGACGTGGCCGTGGTCGCCGTGCCGGCCGCGGCGGTCGTCAAGGTCGCTCGTGAGTGCGCCGCCACCGGGGTCAAGGGCCTCGTCGTGCTGTCCGCCGGTTTCGCCGAGAGCGCCGGCCGCGACGCCGAACGCGAGCTGCTCGCCGTCTGTCGTACGGCCGGCATGCGGCTGATCGGCCCCAACTGCCTCGGAATCGTCAACACCGCGGCACGGCTGAACGCCAGCTTCCTGCCGCACACCCCCGTGCCAGGCGACGTCGCCGTCCTGTCGCAGTCCGGCGCCGTCGGCGCGGCGCTGCTGGACCGCCTGGCCGTCTCGTCGTTCGTGTCGGTCGGCAACAAAGCTGACGTGAGTGGCAACGACCTGCTCGAATACTGGGAGGACGACGACGCGACCAAGGTGATCGCGCTGTACCTGGAGTCGTTCGGCAACCCACGCAAGTTCGCACGCATCGCATCGCGTGTCGGCCGCCGCAAGCCGATCCTGCTCGTCAAGAGCGGCCGTTCCGACGCCGGCGACCGCGCCGTACGCTCGCACACCGCCGCCGCCGCGACTCCGGACATCGCCGTGGACGCACTGGTCCGCGCCGCCGGCGTCATCCGCCTCGACAACGTGCGCGACCTGATCGACACCGCCAGACTCATGGCCGCGCAACCCCTCCCCGCCGGCCGCCGCGTCGCCATCGTCGGCAACTCCGGCGGCCCGGAAGCCATGACCGCCGACGAATGCGAAAGAAACGGCCTGCTCGTCCCCGAACTCCCCACCTCAACGGCGCTCGCGGCCCGCATCCCGTCCGCCGCACTCCACAACCCCGTCGACCTGACCGCCGGCGCCACCGCGGAAGACATCGCGCTGGCCGTGACCGAGGCCCTCGCCGCACCGCAGACCGACACCGTCCTCGTCGTCTACACCCCCCCGTTCGGCTCAGGTGCGGACGCCACCAAGCAGGCCATCGCCGAAGCGGCCCGCGGCGCCACCAAGCCTGTCGTCGCCTGCGTCATGGGTGAGGACGGCCTGATCGACGGCCTCGTCCCGACCTACGCCTACCCCGAGCAGGCCGTACGCGCTCTCGCACGCGCCGCCGCCTACGCCGAGTGGCGCCACCTGCCTCCCGAGATCCCCGGCCCCACCCTGGACGACCCGAAGGCCCGCGAGATCGTCAAAGGCACCGACGGCTGGCTCTCCCCCGAGCTGACCGAACGCCTCCTGCGCCACTTCGACATCCCGGTGCTGCCGTCCCTGACCGTCCACGACGCAGAAGCCGCCGCCGAGGCCGCCGAGTCCCTAGGTGTCCCCGTGGCTTTGAAGGTCACCGGCCCCGTCCACAAGAGCGAAGCCGGCGGCGTACGCCTGAACCTCCGAGGCGCCGCCGAAGTACAACAGGCCTACCAGGAAATGTCCGCCTCCATAGGCACCGCCATGACCGGCGCCATCGTCCAGCCGATGGCCGCACAAGGCGTGGAGATCATCGTAGGCGGCGTCAACTACCCGACCTTCGGCCCCCTGGTCATGGTCGGCATGGGAGGCGTCACCGCCGACCTCCTGGCCGACCGCTCCTTCCGCATGCCCCCCTTCCGAGTCGACACCGCCGCCGAAATGATCGCCGACCTCCGCTGCTCCCCCGTGCTCTACGGCTACCGAGGCCGCCCCAAAACCGACACCACAGCCCTGGCGACCCTCGTCACCCACGTAGGCCACCTCATGGACACCCTCCCCGAGGTGGCGGAACTCGACCTCAACCCGGTGATCGTCACCCCGGAAGGCGCCGTGGCCGTCGACTCCAGAATCCGTGTGACCCCCCGCCGTCCCACCCCGTCCCCCTACATCCGCCGCCTGCGCTGA
- a CDS encoding cytochrome ubiquinol oxidase subunit I, which translates to MDVLDLSRWQFGITTVYHFLFVPLTIGLSLVVAGLQTAWYRTKKPAYLRLTRFWGRLFLINFAMGVVTGIVQEFQFGMNWSEYSRFVGDVFGAPLAMEGLIAFFLESTFLGLWIFGWDKLPPRVHLATIWLASIGTALSAYFILAANSWMQHPVGYRINPVTHRAELTDIWAVLTNSTTLVTFPHVIFGAFVTAGAFVAGISAWQIARRRDVAMFRTSLRLAMVVGLVAAGGVALSGHWQAQIMTEQQPMKMAAAEALWQDESSAGFSLFAIGDVENGRNRVNLQVPNGLSVLATNTLDGRVEGINDIQARYLALYGAGDYRPVIGLAYWSFRLMIGFGFLAGLLSLAGLWLTRRGRTPASPWFTRVAVAGIALPFLANSLGWVFTEMGRQPWTVFGVMRTAAAVSPGADVPEVAISLVGFTLVYAVLAAIEVRLLLKFIRLGPEPDPGAETPAEPLPALSY; encoded by the coding sequence ATGGACGTCTTGGACCTGTCGCGATGGCAGTTCGGCATCACGACCGTGTACCACTTCCTCTTCGTCCCGTTGACGATCGGCTTGTCGCTTGTCGTGGCCGGCCTGCAGACGGCCTGGTATCGCACGAAGAAACCCGCCTACCTGCGTCTTACCCGGTTCTGGGGCCGGCTGTTCCTGATCAACTTCGCCATGGGTGTGGTGACGGGGATCGTGCAGGAGTTCCAGTTCGGGATGAACTGGAGTGAGTACTCGCGGTTCGTCGGGGACGTCTTCGGTGCGCCGCTGGCCATGGAAGGGCTGATCGCCTTCTTCCTGGAGTCGACGTTCCTCGGCCTGTGGATCTTCGGCTGGGACAAACTGCCGCCGCGTGTGCACCTGGCGACGATCTGGCTGGCGTCGATCGGCACGGCCCTGTCGGCGTACTTCATCCTGGCGGCCAACTCCTGGATGCAGCACCCGGTGGGTTACCGGATCAACCCTGTGACGCATCGGGCCGAGCTGACCGACATCTGGGCCGTGCTGACCAACTCCACGACCCTGGTGACCTTCCCTCACGTGATCTTCGGCGCGTTCGTCACGGCCGGCGCGTTCGTGGCGGGGATCAGCGCCTGGCAGATCGCACGGCGGCGCGACGTCGCGATGTTCCGCACGTCGCTGCGGCTCGCCATGGTCGTCGGTCTGGTCGCCGCCGGAGGTGTCGCGCTGTCCGGCCACTGGCAGGCGCAGATCATGACCGAGCAGCAGCCGATGAAGATGGCCGCGGCCGAGGCGCTGTGGCAGGACGAGTCGTCGGCCGGATTCTCGCTGTTCGCGATCGGCGACGTGGAGAACGGCCGCAACCGCGTCAACCTCCAGGTGCCGAACGGCCTGAGCGTGCTCGCCACCAACACCCTGGACGGCCGGGTCGAGGGCATCAACGACATCCAGGCCCGCTACCTGGCGCTGTACGGCGCGGGGGACTACCGGCCGGTCATCGGGCTCGCGTACTGGAGCTTCCGGCTGATGATCGGCTTCGGCTTCCTCGCCGGGCTGCTGTCGCTGGCCGGGCTGTGGCTGACGCGGCGCGGCAGGACCCCGGCGAGCCCGTGGTTCACCCGGGTCGCGGTCGCCGGGATCGCGTTGCCGTTCCTCGCCAACTCACTCGGCTGGGTCTTCACCGAGATGGGACGACAGCCGTGGACGGTCTTCGGCGTCATGCGCACCGCCGCCGCCGTCTCACCCGGCGCCGACGTCCCCGAGGTCGCGATCAGCCTCGTCGGCTTCACCCTGGTCTACGCGGTGCTGGCGGCCATCGAGGTGCGGCTGCTGCTCAAGTTCATCCGCCTCGGCCCCGAGCCCGACCCCGGCGCGGAGACCCCCGCCGAGCCGCTGCCGGCCCTGTCGTACTAG
- the cydB gene encoding cytochrome d ubiquinol oxidase subunit II, giving the protein MELTTVWFVLIAVLWTGYFVLEGFDFGVGVLLPFLAGDEAERRLVYRAIGPVWDGNEVWLLVAGGATFAAFPEWYATLFSGFYLPLFLILLALIARGVALEYRAKSDRTRAWDHAFFWGSLIPAFLWGVAFANIVRGVPLDADHEYTGTLLTLLNPYALLGGVATLTLFTFHGAVFLALRTVGELRAGATRLALQAGLASVLAGGAFLLLTQLDGGRTATWITAGIATAGLLAALVATRAGRDGLAFTATATAIVAVTATLFGNLWPDVMPALDPANSLTVVNAASTPYTLGVMTWVAAIFTPVVLLYQGWTYWVFRKRLTNDPLEKAISP; this is encoded by the coding sequence ATGGAACTCACCACCGTATGGTTCGTCCTCATCGCCGTCCTGTGGACCGGCTACTTCGTGCTGGAGGGCTTCGACTTCGGCGTCGGCGTGCTGCTGCCGTTCCTCGCGGGGGACGAGGCCGAGCGGCGCCTGGTCTACCGCGCCATCGGCCCGGTGTGGGACGGCAACGAGGTGTGGCTGCTCGTGGCGGGTGGCGCGACGTTCGCGGCCTTCCCCGAGTGGTACGCGACGCTGTTCAGCGGCTTCTACCTGCCGCTGTTCCTCATCCTGCTCGCGCTGATCGCACGCGGCGTCGCACTGGAGTACCGCGCCAAGAGCGACCGCACCCGCGCCTGGGACCACGCGTTCTTCTGGGGGTCGCTGATCCCCGCGTTCCTGTGGGGTGTGGCGTTCGCGAACATCGTGCGCGGCGTCCCCCTGGACGCCGACCACGAGTACACCGGCACCCTGCTCACGCTGCTCAACCCGTACGCGCTCCTCGGCGGGGTCGCCACACTCACGCTGTTCACCTTCCACGGCGCGGTGTTCCTGGCGTTGCGCACCGTCGGCGAACTGCGCGCCGGCGCGACGCGGCTCGCACTCCAGGCAGGCCTCGCGTCGGTGCTCGCCGGCGGCGCGTTCCTGCTGCTCACCCAGCTCGACGGCGGCAGAACGGCCACCTGGATCACCGCGGGGATCGCCACCGCCGGGTTGCTCGCGGCCCTGGTCGCGACGCGGGCCGGCCGGGACGGACTGGCGTTCACCGCCACCGCGACGGCGATCGTCGCCGTGACGGCCACCCTGTTCGGCAATCTGTGGCCCGACGTCATGCCGGCCCTCGACCCCGCCAACAGCCTCACGGTGGTCAACGCCGCCTCCACGCCGTACACGCTCGGGGTCATGACGTGGGTCGCGGCGATCTTCACTCCTGTGGTGTTGCTGTACCAGGGGTGGACCTACTGGGTGTTCCGCAAGCGGCTCACCAACGACCCCCTGGAAAAGGCCATAAGTCCCTGA